A single region of the Salvia splendens isolate huo1 chromosome 18, SspV2, whole genome shotgun sequence genome encodes:
- the LOC121776137 gene encoding 60S ribosomal protein L23a-like, translating into MAPAKADTSKKPDAKAQALKAAKAVKSSGTFKKKAKKIRTKVTFYRPKTLTKDRNPKYPRISAAPRNKLDEYQILKYPLTTESAMKKIEDNNTLVFIVDLRADKKKIKAAVKKMYDIQTKKVNTLIRPDGTKKAYVRLTPDYDALDVANKIGII; encoded by the exons CTGATACGTCGAAGAAGCCTGATGCTAAGGCCCAGGCCTTGAAGGCTGCTAAGGCGGTAAAGTCGTCGGGCACCTTCAAGAAGAAGGCCAAGAAGATCCGCACCAAAGTCACATTCTACCGACCCAAGACACTGACAAAGGACAGAAATCCCAAGTACCCCAGGATTTCTGCGGCCCCTCGCAACAAGCTGGATGAGTATCAGATTTTGAAGTACCCGCTCACTACCGAATCGGCgatgaagaagattgaagaCAACAACACATTGGTGTTTATTGTTGATCTTCGTGCTGACAAGAAGAAGATCAAGGCTGCTGTCAAGAAGATGTATGATATCCAAACCAAGAAGGTTAACACCCTCATCAG GCCGGACGGTACCAAGAAGGCGTACGTGAGGTTGACCCCAGACTATGACGCGTTGGATGTTGCTAACAAAATTGGCATCATCTAA
- the LOC121776135 gene encoding E3 ubiquitin-protein ligase RGLG5-like, producing MGAKMSNASVVRRNSTSHVSSPHNTDTDAESETTPFSRRYGRIADNYRSIDQVTQALAESGLESSNLIVGIDFTKSNEWTGRDSFHGRCLHHLSDGLNPYQHAISIIGRTLSQFDEDNLIPCFGFGDVSTHDRDVFSFYEDGRPCDGFEEALSRYREIVPHVRLSGPTSFAPIIETAMGIVDRNGGQYHVLLIIADGQVTRNIDTEAGQLSPQEQNTVNAIVRASGYPLSIIVVGVGDGPWDTMHKFDDNIPARAFDNIQFVNFTEIMSRNIPLPEKETEFALASLMEIPLQYRATMELQLLGNQRGHSITLPLPPPSRSLRSNSHLTLTRSSSYSETFSTTHPSPVSTSSSLNERRCPVCFYRRRNLALGCGHQVCHDCGEELSWCPICRTEITTRLRLYD from the exons ATGGGGGCGAAGATGTCGAATGCAAGTGTAGTCCGACGGAATTCAACCAGCCATGTCTCTTCTCCTCATAATACTGATACAGATGCTGAATCTGAAACCACTCCTTTCTCTAGGAGATATGGAAGAATCGCTGACAATTACCGATCTATCGATCAG GTTACGCAAGCGCTTGCTGAATCCGGTCTAGAATCCTCGAACCTGATCGTAGGCATTGACTTCACCAAAAGCAATGAATGGACGGGGAGAGATTCCTTCCACGGAAGGTGCCTTCATCACTTGAGCGACGGGTTGAATCCGTACCAGCACGCCATCTCCATCATTGGAAGGACGCTCTCGCAGTTCGATGAGGATAATCTCATTCCGTGTTTTGGCTTTGGCGATG TGAGTACTCATGATCGGGATGTGTTCAGCTTCTACGAGGACGGCAGGCCCTGTGATGGCTTTGAGGAGGCACTCTCTCGTTATAGAGAGATCGTTCCACATGTTCGGTTATCAG GACCTACGTCGTTTGCCCCAATAATCGAGACTGCTATGGGGATAGTTGATCGAAATGGTGGCCAATATCATGTTCTTCTGATCATAGCTGATGGCCAA GTCACAAGAAACATAGACACAGAAGCTGGACAGCTAAGTCCTCAGGAGCAAAACACAGTTAATGCAATAGTGAGAGCAAG CGGGTACCCATTGTCCATTATAGTTGTTGGAGTTGGAGATGGGCCGTGGGATACCATGCACAAGTTTGATGACAATATCCCAGCCAGAGCCTTTGACAATATACAG TTTGTCAATTTCACAGAAATCATGTCAAGAAATATCCCTCTACCGGAGAAGGAAACTGAGTTTGCCTTGGCTTCACTGATGGAAATCCCTCTACAATACAGAGCAACAATGGAACTCCAACTCTTGGG CAACCAGAGAGGGCACAGCATAACTCTCCCGTTGCCACCTCCATCGCGCAGCTTGAGGTCGAATAGTCATCTAACCTTAACTCGTTCAAGCAGCTATAGCGAAACCTTCTCAACTACCCATCCATCTCCTGTGTCCACTTCAAGCTCTTTAAATGAAAGG AGGTGCCCTGTTTGTTTCTACAGAAGACGAAATCTTGCACTTGGATGCGGACATCAG GTGTGCCATGACTGTGGCGAAGAGCTGAGCTGGTGTCCGATTTGTCGGACAGAGATAACAACCAGATTAAGGCTTTATGATTAA